One window of the Corticium candelabrum chromosome 7, ooCorCand1.1, whole genome shotgun sequence genome contains the following:
- the LOC134182727 gene encoding msx2-interacting protein-like isoform X3, which yields MVRETRHLWVGNLPENVGDDQLRNYFSRFGGVESVRVLPKRSADGGRASFVDFIDIKSAVKAHEASHKMGSRELRTNYNEPGTKFTFGRHVRGGGVGRRRFERREGDYEHSHERGHGWNQQSPETGMEYGDDSHWSGYKEHGRHKVDRERRHRKPIESRSVSRSRSRSPRGRSISSSRSGSSEAVGRSDEMKSGTEKEHIGKTEQQEEKSRHERKAGSMSPSASSPLQDRHINAIIVENLDQQSSERGITEGLFHECKKYGEVISVRLIVDKNEMKAVVKFPSFDEAAQAKKEMQGRKFHGNKLVVDIYDGELSDDNKGEAILQAAKMKRAFTPPTRNEEEEEYDMAATRTLWIGNLNVEITHAELRKLCERYGEVLDMDIKKQGQPFMYAFVRYPDLTSACRAKRKLDNHALLSTRLKVGFGKPHFSPALFLDNIGYNTSERFIERQFSSFGRLKTVAINRETDHAMVVFDHVDSAVDANKAMRGRNFSRGGRLKIDFASPASQQEFFDAMDASHQGDNYHHKEGDHLDSHRSERRRNEGVEQDFSSQPRRHHRRGEDKDAAHESGDGGDRGESERSRRRHGRAGDEEWMNGTSKSSERSVSRMKEKEGREEPETKKRKTSSSGHDKKIDKHRRESEGRNREKTEKSSKSDLTRRGRLRKDKNTDIADTSTTEDATNEMSGDMNTHSDTSQQQTVVHGQGIAVKLESGDVFHQTGMSQVQQYSAAAAAAAGFPAFQSQFVSQAATPVQPQAQQTQFFDPSSVYQTSLTQMNASTAFVQQQALDPVQSLLQRYPVVWQGFLALKDHQIAVQMHHLAGNRLMADMCLPHAPVSMPTVVPQLKIGQRMKLEPAQLDVMTKRMQSETEHCLLLALPCGRDPLDVHYQTKAMGIKFINYLQEKQAAGIINIKPATAGQPVGEFVLHIFPPCDFSQTYLNKAAQELMENTLQNGHLMILIATM from the exons ATGGTTCGCGAAACGCGACATTTGTGGGTCGGCAATTTGCCCGAGAATGTCGGAGACGACCAGCTGCGCAACTACTTCTCAAG ATTCGGTGGCGTGGAGAGTGTGCGCGTGCTGCCAAAGCGTAGCGCTGACGGTGGCAGAGCGTCGTTCGTCGACTTTATCGACATCAAGAGCGCTGTGAAGGCGCACGAGGCCTCACACAAGATGGGCTCGCGCGAATTGCGCACGAACTACAACGAGCCGGGAACTAAGTTTACGTTTGGAAGGCACGTACGTGGAGGAGGAGTCGGTCGGCGTCGTTTTGAGCGAAGAGAAGG GGATTATGAGCATTCTCATGAACGAGGCCACGGATGGAACCAGCAGTCACCTGAAACAGGGATGGAATATGGTGACGATAGTCACTGGTCCGGGTATAAGGAACATGGCAGGCACAAGGTCGATAGAGAACGGCGACATCGAAAACCGATTGAGAGTCGTAGTGTCAGCCGATCACGAAGTAGGAGTCCAAGAGGACGATCGATTAGCAGCAGTCGGTCGGGTTCTAGTGAAGCTGTAGGACGGTCAGACGAAATGAAGTCGGGAACAGAGAAGGAACACATCGGGAAGACAGAACAGCAAGAGGAGAAATCTCGACATGAAAGGAAGGCAGGGAGTATGAGTCCTAGCGCATCAAGTCCATTGCAAGATCGCCACATCAATGCCATTATTGTAGAGAACTTGGATCAACAGTCATCTG AGCGTGGCATTACGGAGGGACTCTTTCACGAGTGCAAGAAATACGGAGAGGTGATTTCTGTGAGGTTGATCGTCGACAAAAACGAAATGAAAGCGGTTGTCAAATTTCCAAG TTTCGACGAAGCAGCTCAAGCCAAGAAGGAAATGCAAGGACGGAAGTTCCATGGCAACAAGCTAGTTGTTGATATTTACGATGGGG AACTGTCAGACGATAACAAAGGCGAGGCGATACTTCAAGCTGCAAAAATGAAGAGAGCATTTACACCTCCAACAAGAAatgaggaagaggaagagtaTGATATGGCAGCGACACGCACTCTTTGGATTGGCAATCTCAATGTTGAAATTACACATGCCGAGTTGAGGAAATTGTGTGAACGATATGGGGAAGTTTTG GACATGGACATCAAGAAGCAAGGCCAGCCGTTTATGTATGCATTTGTACGTTACCCAGACTTAACAAGTGCTTGCAGAGCCAAACGAAAGCTCGACAACCATGCACTGTTGAGCACTCGGCTTAAAGTCGGTTTTGGTAAACCTCACTTCTCACCTGCACTATTTCTCGACAATATTGGATACAATACGTCTGAGAGGTTTATAGAAAGGCAGTTCAGTTCATTTGGGAGGTTAAAGACGGTTGCAATTAATCGAGAAACGGATCATGCAATGGTAGTATTTGATCATGTTGATTCTGCTGTTGATGCGAATAAGGCGATGAGAGGGAGAAATTTTAGCAGAGGAGGACGattgaag ATTGACTTTGCTTCGCCTGCTAGTCAGCAAGAATTTTTTGATGCAATGGATGCATCTCATCAGGGTGACAACTACCATCATAAAGAAGGCGACCACCTTGACAGTCACAGAAGTGAGCGAAGAAGGAATGAAGGCGTTGAGCAAGATTTTAGTTCTCAACCAAGAAGACACCACAGACGAGGCGAAGACAAAGATGCTGCACACGAATCAGGAGATGGTGGTGACAGAGGCGAGTCAGAGAGATCAAGAAGAAGACACGGCAGGGCTGGAGATGAAGAATGGATGAATGGCACATCAAAATCTAGTG AGCGATCTGTCAGTCgaatgaaagagaaagaaggGCGAG AAGAACCAGAAACGAAGAAGAGGAAGACAAGCTCAAGTGGCCACGACAAGAAGATCGACAAGCACAGAAGAGAGTCCGAAGGCAGAAATCGAGAAAAGACAGAAAAGTCAAGCAAGAGCGACTTGACCCGACGAGGCCGTCTGAGAAAAGACAAGAACACAGACATTGCAGACACATCGACGACCGAAGACGCGACGAATGAAATGTCAGGTGACATGAACACGCATTCAGATACATCGCAGCAACAAACCGTAGTTCACGGTCAAGGTATTGCTGTTAAACTAGAAAGTGGTGACGTGTTTCATCAGACTGGCATGTCCCAAGTACAACAATATagtgcagctgcagctgcagctgctggtTTTCCTGCATTTCAGTCTCAATTTGTATCACAGGCTGCAACACCTGTACAGCCACAGGCGCAACAGACACAGTTTTTTGACCCGTCATCTGTCTATCAGACGTCGCTCACACAGATGAATGCCAGCACAGCATTCGTGCAACAGCAGGCTCTCGATCCAGTACAGAGTCTGCTTCAGCGGTATCCAGTCGTGTGGCAGGGATTTTTGGCTCTGAAGGATCATCAGATTGCTGTGCAGATGCATCACTTGGCCGGGAATCGACTTATGGCTGACATGTGTCTGCCGCATGCACCTGTGTCAATGCCGACTGTCGTGCCGCAGCTGAAGATTGGGCAGAGGATGAAGTTGGAACCGGCACAGTTGGATGTGATGACGAAACGAATGCAG TCGGAAACAGAGCATTGCTTGTTATTGGCCCTGCCCTGTGGAAGAGACCCTCTCGACGTTCACTACCAGACCAAAGCGATGGGCATTAAGTTCATCAATTATCTACAAGAAAAGCAAGCAGCAGGAATTATCAACATCAAACCTGCAACAGCAGGACAG CCTGTCGGTGAGTTTGTATTGCACATCTTTCCTCCATGTGATTTTTCCCAGACGTATCTTAACAAGGCAGCGCAGGAGCTGATGGAGAATACCTTACAGAATGGCCATCTTATGATCTTGATTGCGACGATGTGA
- the LOC134182727 gene encoding msx2-interacting protein-like isoform X5 codes for MEYGDDSHWSGYKEHGRHKVDRERRHRKPIESRSVSRSRSRSPRGRSISSSRSGSSEAVGRSDEMKSGTEKEHIGKTEQQEEKSRHERKAGSMSPSASSPLQDRHINAIIVENLDQQSSERGITEGLFHECKKYGEVISVRLIVDKNEMKAVVKFPSFDEAAQAKKEMQGRKFHGNKLVVDIYDGELSDDNKGEAILQAAKMKRAFTPPTRNEEEEEYDMAATRTLWIGNLNVEITHAELRKLCERYGEVLDMDIKKQGQPFMYAFVRYPDLTSACRAKRKLDNHALLSTRLKVGFGKPHFSPALFLDNIGYNTSERFIERQFSSFGRLKTVAINRETDHAMVVFDHVDSAVDANKAMRGRNFSRGGRLKIDFASPASQQEFFDAMDASHQGDNYHHKEGDHLDSHRSERRRNEGVEQDFSSQPRRHHRRGEDKDAAHESGDGGDRGESERSRRRHGRAGDEEWMNGTSKSSGKEQMTSSSRDLLVTVKSFSCIDPERSVSRMKEKEGREEPETKKRKTSSSGHDKKIDKHRRESEGRNREKTEKSSKSDLTRRGRLRKDKNTDIADTSTTEDATNEMSGDMNTHSDTSQQQTVVHGQGIAVKLESGDVFHQTGMSQVQQYSAAAAAAAGFPAFQSQFVSQAATPVQPQAQQTQFFDPSSVYQTSLTQMNASTAFVQQQALDPVQSLLQRYPVVWQGFLALKDHQIAVQMHHLAGNRLMADMCLPHAPVSMPTVVPQLKIGQRMKLEPAQLDVMTKRMQSETEHCLLLALPCGRDPLDVHYQTKAMGIKFINYLQEKQAAGIINIKPATAGQPVGEFVLHIFPPCDFSQTYLNKAAQELMENTLQNGHLMILIATM; via the exons ATGGAATATGGTGACGATAGTCACTGGTCCGGGTATAAGGAACATGGCAGGCACAAGGTCGATAGAGAACGGCGACATCGAAAACCGATTGAGAGTCGTAGTGTCAGCCGATCACGAAGTAGGAGTCCAAGAGGACGATCGATTAGCAGCAGTCGGTCGGGTTCTAGTGAAGCTGTAGGACGGTCAGACGAAATGAAGTCGGGAACAGAGAAGGAACACATCGGGAAGACAGAACAGCAAGAGGAGAAATCTCGACATGAAAGGAAGGCAGGGAGTATGAGTCCTAGCGCATCAAGTCCATTGCAAGATCGCCACATCAATGCCATTATTGTAGAGAACTTGGATCAACAGTCATCTG AGCGTGGCATTACGGAGGGACTCTTTCACGAGTGCAAGAAATACGGAGAGGTGATTTCTGTGAGGTTGATCGTCGACAAAAACGAAATGAAAGCGGTTGTCAAATTTCCAAG TTTCGACGAAGCAGCTCAAGCCAAGAAGGAAATGCAAGGACGGAAGTTCCATGGCAACAAGCTAGTTGTTGATATTTACGATGGGG AACTGTCAGACGATAACAAAGGCGAGGCGATACTTCAAGCTGCAAAAATGAAGAGAGCATTTACACCTCCAACAAGAAatgaggaagaggaagagtaTGATATGGCAGCGACACGCACTCTTTGGATTGGCAATCTCAATGTTGAAATTACACATGCCGAGTTGAGGAAATTGTGTGAACGATATGGGGAAGTTTTG GACATGGACATCAAGAAGCAAGGCCAGCCGTTTATGTATGCATTTGTACGTTACCCAGACTTAACAAGTGCTTGCAGAGCCAAACGAAAGCTCGACAACCATGCACTGTTGAGCACTCGGCTTAAAGTCGGTTTTGGTAAACCTCACTTCTCACCTGCACTATTTCTCGACAATATTGGATACAATACGTCTGAGAGGTTTATAGAAAGGCAGTTCAGTTCATTTGGGAGGTTAAAGACGGTTGCAATTAATCGAGAAACGGATCATGCAATGGTAGTATTTGATCATGTTGATTCTGCTGTTGATGCGAATAAGGCGATGAGAGGGAGAAATTTTAGCAGAGGAGGACGattgaag ATTGACTTTGCTTCGCCTGCTAGTCAGCAAGAATTTTTTGATGCAATGGATGCATCTCATCAGGGTGACAACTACCATCATAAAGAAGGCGACCACCTTGACAGTCACAGAAGTGAGCGAAGAAGGAATGAAGGCGTTGAGCAAGATTTTAGTTCTCAACCAAGAAGACACCACAGACGAGGCGAAGACAAAGATGCTGCACACGAATCAGGAGATGGTGGTGACAGAGGCGAGTCAGAGAGATCAAGAAGAAGACACGGCAGGGCTGGAGATGAAGAATGGATGAATGGCACATCAAAATCTAGTGGTAAGGAACAGATGACTAGTTCATCTAGAGACTTGTTGGTGACTGTAAAAAGCTTCTCCTGCATCGACCCAGAGCGATCTGTCAGTCgaatgaaagagaaagaaggGCGAG AAGAACCAGAAACGAAGAAGAGGAAGACAAGCTCAAGTGGCCACGACAAGAAGATCGACAAGCACAGAAGAGAGTCCGAAGGCAGAAATCGAGAAAAGACAGAAAAGTCAAGCAAGAGCGACTTGACCCGACGAGGCCGTCTGAGAAAAGACAAGAACACAGACATTGCAGACACATCGACGACCGAAGACGCGACGAATGAAATGTCAGGTGACATGAACACGCATTCAGATACATCGCAGCAACAAACCGTAGTTCACGGTCAAGGTATTGCTGTTAAACTAGAAAGTGGTGACGTGTTTCATCAGACTGGCATGTCCCAAGTACAACAATATagtgcagctgcagctgcagctgctggtTTTCCTGCATTTCAGTCTCAATTTGTATCACAGGCTGCAACACCTGTACAGCCACAGGCGCAACAGACACAGTTTTTTGACCCGTCATCTGTCTATCAGACGTCGCTCACACAGATGAATGCCAGCACAGCATTCGTGCAACAGCAGGCTCTCGATCCAGTACAGAGTCTGCTTCAGCGGTATCCAGTCGTGTGGCAGGGATTTTTGGCTCTGAAGGATCATCAGATTGCTGTGCAGATGCATCACTTGGCCGGGAATCGACTTATGGCTGACATGTGTCTGCCGCATGCACCTGTGTCAATGCCGACTGTCGTGCCGCAGCTGAAGATTGGGCAGAGGATGAAGTTGGAACCGGCACAGTTGGATGTGATGACGAAACGAATGCAG TCGGAAACAGAGCATTGCTTGTTATTGGCCCTGCCCTGTGGAAGAGACCCTCTCGACGTTCACTACCAGACCAAAGCGATGGGCATTAAGTTCATCAATTATCTACAAGAAAAGCAAGCAGCAGGAATTATCAACATCAAACCTGCAACAGCAGGACAG CCTGTCGGTGAGTTTGTATTGCACATCTTTCCTCCATGTGATTTTTCCCAGACGTATCTTAACAAGGCAGCGCAGGAGCTGATGGAGAATACCTTACAGAATGGCCATCTTATGATCTTGATTGCGACGATGTGA
- the LOC134182727 gene encoding msx2-interacting protein-like isoform X1, whose amino-acid sequence MVRETRHLWVGNLPENVGDDQLRNYFSRFGGVESVRVLPKRSADGGRASFVDFIDIKSAVKAHEASHKMGSRELRTNYNEPGTKFTFGRHVRGGGVGRRRFERREGDYEHSHERGHGWNQQSPETGMEYGDDSHWSGYKEHGRHKVDRERRHRKPIESRSVSRSRSRSPRGRSISSSRSGSSEAVGRSDEMKSGTEKEHIGKTEQQEEKSRHERKAGSMSPSASSPLQDRHINAIIVENLDQQSSERGITEGLFHECKKYGEVISVRLIVDKNEMKAVVKFPSFDEAAQAKKEMQGRKFHGNKLVVDIYDGELSDDNKGEAILQAAKMKRAFTPPTRNEEEEEYDMAATRTLWIGNLNVEITHAELRKLCERYGEVLDMDIKKQGQPFMYAFVRYPDLTSACRAKRKLDNHALLSTRLKVGFGKPHFSPALFLDNIGYNTSERFIERQFSSFGRLKTVAINRETDHAMVVFDHVDSAVDANKAMRGRNFSRGGRLKIDFASPASQQEFFDAMDASHQGDNYHHKEGDHLDSHRSERRRNEGVEQDFSSQPRRHHRRGEDKDAAHESGDGGDRGESERSRRRHGRAGDEEWMNGTSKSSGKEQMTSSSRDLLVTVKSFSCIDPERSVSRMKEKEGREEPETKKRKTSSSGHDKKIDKHRRESEGRNREKTEKSSKSDLTRRGRLRKDKNTDIADTSTTEDATNEMSGDMNTHSDTSQQQTVVHGQGIAVKLESGDVFHQTGMSQVQQYSAAAAAAAGFPAFQSQFVSQAATPVQPQAQQTQFFDPSSVYQTSLTQMNASTAFVQQQALDPVQSLLQRYPVVWQGFLALKDHQIAVQMHHLAGNRLMADMCLPHAPVSMPTVVPQLKIGQRMKLEPAQLDVMTKRMQSETEHCLLLALPCGRDPLDVHYQTKAMGIKFINYLQEKQAAGIINIKPATAGQPVGEFVLHIFPPCDFSQTYLNKAAQELMENTLQNGHLMILIATM is encoded by the exons ATGGTTCGCGAAACGCGACATTTGTGGGTCGGCAATTTGCCCGAGAATGTCGGAGACGACCAGCTGCGCAACTACTTCTCAAG ATTCGGTGGCGTGGAGAGTGTGCGCGTGCTGCCAAAGCGTAGCGCTGACGGTGGCAGAGCGTCGTTCGTCGACTTTATCGACATCAAGAGCGCTGTGAAGGCGCACGAGGCCTCACACAAGATGGGCTCGCGCGAATTGCGCACGAACTACAACGAGCCGGGAACTAAGTTTACGTTTGGAAGGCACGTACGTGGAGGAGGAGTCGGTCGGCGTCGTTTTGAGCGAAGAGAAGG GGATTATGAGCATTCTCATGAACGAGGCCACGGATGGAACCAGCAGTCACCTGAAACAGGGATGGAATATGGTGACGATAGTCACTGGTCCGGGTATAAGGAACATGGCAGGCACAAGGTCGATAGAGAACGGCGACATCGAAAACCGATTGAGAGTCGTAGTGTCAGCCGATCACGAAGTAGGAGTCCAAGAGGACGATCGATTAGCAGCAGTCGGTCGGGTTCTAGTGAAGCTGTAGGACGGTCAGACGAAATGAAGTCGGGAACAGAGAAGGAACACATCGGGAAGACAGAACAGCAAGAGGAGAAATCTCGACATGAAAGGAAGGCAGGGAGTATGAGTCCTAGCGCATCAAGTCCATTGCAAGATCGCCACATCAATGCCATTATTGTAGAGAACTTGGATCAACAGTCATCTG AGCGTGGCATTACGGAGGGACTCTTTCACGAGTGCAAGAAATACGGAGAGGTGATTTCTGTGAGGTTGATCGTCGACAAAAACGAAATGAAAGCGGTTGTCAAATTTCCAAG TTTCGACGAAGCAGCTCAAGCCAAGAAGGAAATGCAAGGACGGAAGTTCCATGGCAACAAGCTAGTTGTTGATATTTACGATGGGG AACTGTCAGACGATAACAAAGGCGAGGCGATACTTCAAGCTGCAAAAATGAAGAGAGCATTTACACCTCCAACAAGAAatgaggaagaggaagagtaTGATATGGCAGCGACACGCACTCTTTGGATTGGCAATCTCAATGTTGAAATTACACATGCCGAGTTGAGGAAATTGTGTGAACGATATGGGGAAGTTTTG GACATGGACATCAAGAAGCAAGGCCAGCCGTTTATGTATGCATTTGTACGTTACCCAGACTTAACAAGTGCTTGCAGAGCCAAACGAAAGCTCGACAACCATGCACTGTTGAGCACTCGGCTTAAAGTCGGTTTTGGTAAACCTCACTTCTCACCTGCACTATTTCTCGACAATATTGGATACAATACGTCTGAGAGGTTTATAGAAAGGCAGTTCAGTTCATTTGGGAGGTTAAAGACGGTTGCAATTAATCGAGAAACGGATCATGCAATGGTAGTATTTGATCATGTTGATTCTGCTGTTGATGCGAATAAGGCGATGAGAGGGAGAAATTTTAGCAGAGGAGGACGattgaag ATTGACTTTGCTTCGCCTGCTAGTCAGCAAGAATTTTTTGATGCAATGGATGCATCTCATCAGGGTGACAACTACCATCATAAAGAAGGCGACCACCTTGACAGTCACAGAAGTGAGCGAAGAAGGAATGAAGGCGTTGAGCAAGATTTTAGTTCTCAACCAAGAAGACACCACAGACGAGGCGAAGACAAAGATGCTGCACACGAATCAGGAGATGGTGGTGACAGAGGCGAGTCAGAGAGATCAAGAAGAAGACACGGCAGGGCTGGAGATGAAGAATGGATGAATGGCACATCAAAATCTAGTGGTAAGGAACAGATGACTAGTTCATCTAGAGACTTGTTGGTGACTGTAAAAAGCTTCTCCTGCATCGACCCAGAGCGATCTGTCAGTCgaatgaaagagaaagaaggGCGAG AAGAACCAGAAACGAAGAAGAGGAAGACAAGCTCAAGTGGCCACGACAAGAAGATCGACAAGCACAGAAGAGAGTCCGAAGGCAGAAATCGAGAAAAGACAGAAAAGTCAAGCAAGAGCGACTTGACCCGACGAGGCCGTCTGAGAAAAGACAAGAACACAGACATTGCAGACACATCGACGACCGAAGACGCGACGAATGAAATGTCAGGTGACATGAACACGCATTCAGATACATCGCAGCAACAAACCGTAGTTCACGGTCAAGGTATTGCTGTTAAACTAGAAAGTGGTGACGTGTTTCATCAGACTGGCATGTCCCAAGTACAACAATATagtgcagctgcagctgcagctgctggtTTTCCTGCATTTCAGTCTCAATTTGTATCACAGGCTGCAACACCTGTACAGCCACAGGCGCAACAGACACAGTTTTTTGACCCGTCATCTGTCTATCAGACGTCGCTCACACAGATGAATGCCAGCACAGCATTCGTGCAACAGCAGGCTCTCGATCCAGTACAGAGTCTGCTTCAGCGGTATCCAGTCGTGTGGCAGGGATTTTTGGCTCTGAAGGATCATCAGATTGCTGTGCAGATGCATCACTTGGCCGGGAATCGACTTATGGCTGACATGTGTCTGCCGCATGCACCTGTGTCAATGCCGACTGTCGTGCCGCAGCTGAAGATTGGGCAGAGGATGAAGTTGGAACCGGCACAGTTGGATGTGATGACGAAACGAATGCAG TCGGAAACAGAGCATTGCTTGTTATTGGCCCTGCCCTGTGGAAGAGACCCTCTCGACGTTCACTACCAGACCAAAGCGATGGGCATTAAGTTCATCAATTATCTACAAGAAAAGCAAGCAGCAGGAATTATCAACATCAAACCTGCAACAGCAGGACAG CCTGTCGGTGAGTTTGTATTGCACATCTTTCCTCCATGTGATTTTTCCCAGACGTATCTTAACAAGGCAGCGCAGGAGCTGATGGAGAATACCTTACAGAATGGCCATCTTATGATCTTGATTGCGACGATGTGA